The region ACTTTTCCATTAAGGAATGATTTGATTTTACATCTAACAAATGCTGCACCTTTCCCAGGCTTTACATGTTGGTATTCAGTAATTTTATAAGGAACACCATCGATCTCAATTTTAAGACCTTTTTTTAATTCACTCATTGAAATATTTGCCATTTCAATTACTCCTTAAATTTCTGCATAAGAAACTGCAATAGCAGCTTCAATATCACTAATTTCTTTTAATGTATCACTTTTAATTGTATCATCAACTAAGATAATTGCTAAAGCATCATTGTTTTTTCCACGAGCAAGTCTAAAGTCAGAGATATTTATTCCTCTGTCACCTAGAAGTTTTCCAACTGTACCAATTACACCTGGAACGTCGTTATTTCTCATCATAATCATTTTACCTTTAGGTTCAATGTCAAAATCAAAACCATCTAAGTCAACAATTCTTTGTACATTGTCATCAAAAACTGTACCAGAGATTGTATTAACTCTTTTTTCAGTTGTAATTTTTATAGTAACTTTATTGCTATATCCAACAGTATGTTTTATCTCAGAAGTTTCAAAAGTTATACCTTTTTCTTCAGCTAAGAATTTAGCATTTACATAGTTAACTTCATCGCCTGCTGCAACACTTAATGCTCCAACAGTTGCAAATGTTGTTAATGAATCTAAATATTCAGTTATATCACCTTGAGCACATACAGAGATAGATCTTATTGGAGATTTATCTAATTGTGCTGAAAGGAATGCAATTTTTTGAGTTAATTCTATATATGGTTTAACAAAAGAAGGAATTTTTGTTTCATCAATTGGTAGATTTAAGGCATTTGGATATGAAATTCCTCTTGCAGATTCTATTGCATTTTCAGCAGCTTGTACTGCGATTTTTTTCTGAGACTCTTTTGTATTTGCTCCTAAGTGAGCTGTTACAGTTATGTTTGGTAAATCTAATAGTTTATTATCTATTGCAGGTTCTTTTTTGAAAACATCAATACCTGCCATTGCAATTTTTCCAGATTTTAGATTGTTATATAGTGCATCTTCATTATATAAACCACCTCTTGCGCAGTTTATTAAAATCACACCATCTTTCATTTTTGCAATCTCTTCTTCACCAATCATATCGATAGTTTCTTTATTTTTTGGTGTGTGTATTGTAATAATGTCACAAGATAAAATATCATCAAAATTAGTTGTATAAGAAATTCCTAAGTCTGTAGCTTTAGTTGATGGAATATAAGGGTCATATGCAACTACATCCATCTCAAAACTTTTAGCTCTTAATCCAACTCTATGACCAATATTACCAAATCCAATAATACCTAATTTTTTACCATAAAGTTCATTACCATACCAATCTTCTCTTTTCCAGATTCTATCATTTTTAAGTTGGTTATGAGCATAAGGAAATTTTCTCATACAAGAGAGCATGTGAGCCATAGTTAATTCAACAGCTGCAATAGTATTAGCAGTTGGAACATTCATAGCAATAATACCTCTTTTGCTACAACCTTCCATATCAACATTATCATAACCAACACCAGCTCTGATAATTGCTTTCAAATTTGTTGCAGCAGATAAAAACTTCTCATCTACATCTGTTGAAGATCTAGTAATAGCAACATCAGCATCTTTAATTACGTCTAATAAAGATACTTTGTCGATGTCAGCTGCATATACATAGTTTACATCTTCTGTATTTTGTAAAATATTTAGTCCATCTTCATGGATATGGTCACAAACAACAATTGTATGTTTACTCATTTTTTCTTAATCCTTAAAATTATTTCATTTGGTCTTTTAAAAGATCACCTAAAGTCATAGAACTATCATCATTAACAGCTTTTAAAACTTCTCTTTCTTGTTGTTGCTCTAATCTTTTTACTGATAATCTAACTCTATTCTTTTTAGTATCAATATTGATAACTACAGCTTCAAGTTCATCTCCAATATTTACTTCTTCAGCATTTAATGGACCAAAGTCTTCATTTCTAATTAAACCATCTAAGTTATCATCTAGTTTTATAAAGATTCCGAAATCTTTTTTATCTTTAACAGGCCCTTTTACAATATCACCCATTTTATGTTCATTTTGGAAGCTTTTTGCTGGTGAATCAGAAATCTCTTTTACTGATAATGAGATATTTTCTTTCTCTCTATCAATTTTAATAATTTTAACTTCTACTTCATCACCTTTTTTATAAAGTGATTTACATTTTGCATTTGATTCCCAAGATGCTTCTTCGTTATGTAATAAACCATCTACATCACCAATAGTTACGAATGCACCAAAATCAGTTAATGTTGCAACTTTTCCTTTTACAACATCACCAACTTTGTTTTCTTTCATAAATTTAGCAAATGGTTTTTCTTGTAAGTTTTTAAGAGAAACTCTTAATCTTTTTTTATTTACATCTAGTTCAATAACTTCAACATTAATCTCTTCACCTAAAGTTAATAGGTCTTTTGGATTTTTAAGATTTTTGTTCCATGAAATTTCAGAAATATGTAATAAACCTTCAATATCATTTCCTAAGTCAACAAATGCACCATAAGATTCAAAGTTAGAAACTGTAACAGTAATTGTATCACCAACTTCTAATTCATCTTTAATCTCTTCCCATGGATTAGCAAGAGCAGCTTTAATTGATAAAGATAAATGTTGTTTAGTTTTGTCATAAGATAGTACTACAACAGAAACTTCATCACCTTCGTTATAATAGTTTGCAGGGTTAACAGGCCCTTTGTAAGAGATTTCATTGTAGTTTACTAAACCATCAATTCCACCTAAATCAATAAACATACCATAAGATGTGATTTTTTTAACGATACCATTTACTGGCTCATTTTTTTCTAAGATTTCATTTACTTTTGAATCTTTTTGTAACTTAGATTCTTCAATAAGTTTTTTTCTTGAAACTATAATAGAGTTTTGTGCAGAATTAACTTTTAAAACTTTTGCTTTTACTTTTTTACCAACAGCACCATGAGATTTTAAGTAAGATTGAGCCATAGGCATGAAATACTCTAAGCCACTTTCATCTTCAATAATGAAACCACCTCTGTTTTTTACAGAAATAATTTTACCTTCAATTGTAATGTCTTCTACATTTTCACCGTGCTCTTTTACAAATGCGTCAAATTTTTCTTTTTGAAGTACTTTTTTGTAAGAGATAGATGGTCTTTCACCTTTGTTACCCATTAACATAACAGGGATTGTATCTCCTGCTTTGAATTGAACTTCACCACCGATTGTTATTTCAGAGATGTTTAGTTTTCCTTCAATCTTTTGACCAACGTCAACAAGTACACTATCACCAGTAATTTCAACAATTACACCATCAACTACAGAGTTATTTTCAGCATTCTCAAAAGACTCTTCTAGCATTTGTGCAAAATCAAAGTCTTCACCTAGTTCTATATCATCGATACCCATTTTATTCCTTCGTATTAACCGTTTTTTATTAAATGGTGATGATTATATCGAAAGTTTACTTAAAGTAGAAAGTTTATATTTTTTCTATACTTTCTACTACTTGTTGAATAATCCAATCAGGGGTTGAAGCACCGGCTGTTATACCGCATAAATTTTTATTTTGAAACCATTTTGATTCTATTTCGCTTACATTTTCTATTAGGTAAGAATCCTTACAATTTTCTAAGCAGATTGAATGAAGTTGTTTTGTATTTGAAGAGTTTTTCCCACCAATAACAACCATTACATCAACCTCTTTTGATAGCTCTCTTGCGGCATCCTGATTTTCAAATGTTGCATCACAAATGGTATTAAATACTCTAACTTCTTTATTTTTTAAAATAAGTTCATTTACAATCTCTAAATAAATCTCTTTTTTTCTTGTTGTTTGAGCAACTGTAGCAATTTTGTCATATTTAAATTTTATATTTTTTAATTCATCTTTAGATAAAACAACATGAACATCACCTTCATCTTTTCCATAAGATTTCACACCTTTTACTTCAGGATGATTTTCATCTCCAAAGATTAAAATTGAATAGTTTTCTTCAGACATTTTTTTAACATTTTGTTGAGGAGTTGTAACAAAAGGACAAGTTGCATTAATAACTTTTTCACTTCTTTTTTTTAATTCTTTTAAATCATTTTTGGGAATACCATGTGTTCTAATAATTACAGTATCATCAGGTTTTACATCAGAAAGATTTTCATATAAACCAACATTATAATCATTTTTTAATCTATCTATCTCATTTTGATTATGTATTAATGGTCCCATTGTTGCAGAGTTTTCATAACCTTCTGCAATTTTTATTGCTCTTTTTACTCCAAAGCAAAAGCCATAGCTAGAAGCTAATTTTACTTTCATTCCTTATCCTTAACTAGTCCCAATATTTTGGGTATTTATATTTACTTTTTTAAAATCTGATTCTATTTAAAGAAGTAAATTTAAAAATAAATAATCTATATTACTTTTAATTTCTAAGTGAGTCTAGAATCTCTTTAAAGTTTGGAAATGAAGTTAAAATACAATCTACATCTTCG is a window of Halarcobacter sp. DNA encoding:
- the serA gene encoding phosphoglycerate dehydrogenase, which encodes MSKHTIVVCDHIHEDGLNILQNTEDVNYVYAADIDKVSLLDVIKDADVAITRSSTDVDEKFLSAATNLKAIIRAGVGYDNVDMEGCSKRGIIAMNVPTANTIAAVELTMAHMLSCMRKFPYAHNQLKNDRIWKREDWYGNELYGKKLGIIGFGNIGHRVGLRAKSFEMDVVAYDPYIPSTKATDLGISYTTNFDDILSCDIITIHTPKNKETIDMIGEEEIAKMKDGVILINCARGGLYNEDALYNNLKSGKIAMAGIDVFKKEPAIDNKLLDLPNITVTAHLGANTKESQKKIAVQAAENAIESARGISYPNALNLPIDETKIPSFVKPYIELTQKIAFLSAQLDKSPIRSISVCAQGDITEYLDSLTTFATVGALSVAAGDEVNYVNAKFLAEEKGITFETSEIKHTVGYSNKVTIKITTEKRVNTISGTVFDDNVQRIVDLDGFDFDIEPKGKMIMMRNNDVPGVIGTVGKLLGDRGINISDFRLARGKNNDALAIILVDDTIKSDTLKEISDIEAAIAVSYAEI
- a CDS encoding 30S ribosomal protein S1, encoding MGIDDIELGEDFDFAQMLEESFENAENNSVVDGVIVEITGDSVLVDVGQKIEGKLNISEITIGGEVQFKAGDTIPVMLMGNKGERPSISYKKVLQKEKFDAFVKEHGENVEDITIEGKIISVKNRGGFIIEDESGLEYFMPMAQSYLKSHGAVGKKVKAKVLKVNSAQNSIIVSRKKLIEESKLQKDSKVNEILEKNEPVNGIVKKITSYGMFIDLGGIDGLVNYNEISYKGPVNPANYYNEGDEVSVVVLSYDKTKQHLSLSIKAALANPWEEIKDELEVGDTITVTVSNFESYGAFVDLGNDIEGLLHISEISWNKNLKNPKDLLTLGEEINVEVIELDVNKKRLRVSLKNLQEKPFAKFMKENKVGDVVKGKVATLTDFGAFVTIGDVDGLLHNEEASWESNAKCKSLYKKGDEVEVKIIKIDREKENISLSVKEISDSPAKSFQNEHKMGDIVKGPVKDKKDFGIFIKLDDNLDGLIRNEDFGPLNAEEVNIGDELEAVVINIDTKKNRVRLSVKRLEQQQEREVLKAVNDDSSMTLGDLLKDQMK
- a CDS encoding 4-hydroxy-3-methylbut-2-enyl diphosphate reductase → MKVKLASSYGFCFGVKRAIKIAEGYENSATMGPLIHNQNEIDRLKNDYNVGLYENLSDVKPDDTVIIRTHGIPKNDLKELKKRSEKVINATCPFVTTPQQNVKKMSEENYSILIFGDENHPEVKGVKSYGKDEGDVHVVLSKDELKNIKFKYDKIATVAQTTRKKEIYLEIVNELILKNKEVRVFNTICDATFENQDAARELSKEVDVMVVIGGKNSSNTKQLHSICLENCKDSYLIENVSEIESKWFQNKNLCGITAGASTPDWIIQQVVESIEKI